A genomic region of Plasmodium vivax chromosome 1, whole genome shotgun sequence contains the following coding sequences:
- a CDS encoding NAD-specific glutamate dehydrogenase, putative (encoded by transcript PVX_093640A) yields the protein MDVEARSPLSRPGGHDEGQFDRELFSNNSITWKEKYEETKELLRSYNLFSDHLINYSVDFYFNKLGFNKFHFEETSPHLISKVVVCIITAKINEQYSSDKYFPTFEEKHDNVIFIITRVFANDNKTRLNYKMEKKIEEKYFHFSDMSKDCYRMKSFRSVHSVFDKEHTYEEPLRTYILELPTYSEDIISENETDLEKLMDVNFYSYIKGSKREKIYYELNKAVLYDLTGQFIQTHYYTTSVDTFSLTIAVKRSNVISSIFSLIGDCLNMHRCFSYSKYVEPLKNGVLLIILNVTVVTNSGEHDRGVQNAQQMLQVLEGKIHKIVKSLKTLCLFNDSKFIQLYVKRIFTAEECAYIFLIIKFITFFSTNSFSSYKKVEHALHLRNSADSSSGSSSSAILNDFYIIKEKLKSSKYTKEEILSCALSNVGTIKRLFANFERKMSRASRYGGASSDTPSDTPVDTPSDTPASTPSCHAANHAAHHAPPKGTKDIVDEIEDNRHKNILQYFLLFEKHAVKTNFFHTHKISFAVSFDGALLKDSIYDAEPYSVIMICGLHFVGFHIRFTRISRGGIRIVISNNMNSYMHNYNNLFDEAYNLAYTQNFKNKDIPEGGSKGILLLDADVCNDANTKYIKNLCFYSYVNSILDLLTDGRGDSTHSFGTGEGQLPCTSLHSSVQEKYNGAGALADSPAGRQPFSYANATAEEAVRQIMCGKRGGGAVEKREAINVGEAGEAGEVNEAGEANEAGEANDAGEANDADEAVNANDRSAEEDLIFLGPDENTGSDQLMDWACIIAKKRGYKFWKTFSTGKLRKNGGVPHDYYGMTTLGIETYIKKLCEKLNLKEETISRSIVGGPDGDLGSNAILQSKTKITSIIDGSGVLYDKNGLHKEELIRLAKRRNCPGKKLATSCILYNEEYLSRDGFKISIEDHNVDVLGKTIKSGLEYRNNFFLNPLNACDLFNPCGGRPHSINVFNVNSIIINERCIYKYIVEGANVFISDDARKILEAKNVILFKDASTNKGGVISSSLEVLAGLVLSDQQFLQMMCAPDSDILLVDENELTFMNLNQKNNHSLSFTRSMLMGRKRHEQGEGEAADAADAAEEDAAKLDDSVSPFYKGYVREIQKKIVRYCELEFESLWSESRRTKTPISQATNILSNKISELKKDILSSDTLCTDRKLMKKVLRDVIPAILLEKVTFDQIFERVPYIYLRSLFAAALASNYYYSQQFLSDLSVFNFFEYIRRLQSDE from the coding sequence ATGGATGTGGAGGCGCGGAGCCCGCTGAGCCGCCCGGGCGGCCACGACGAGGGGCAGTTCGACCGCGAACTGTTCTCGAACAACAGCATCACGTGGAAGGAGAAGTACGAAGAGACAAAGGAACTCCTCAGGAGCTACAACCTGTTCTCAGACCACCTCATCAACTACAGCGTGGACTTTTACTTCAACAAGTTGGGGTTCAACAAGTTCCACTTTGAGGAGACGAGTCCTCACCTCATAAGCAAAGTAGTGGTGTGCATCATAACGGCCAAGATAAACGAGCAGTATTCAAGCGACAAGTACTTCCCAACATTTGAAGAAAAGCACGACAATGTCATATTCATAATAACGAGGGTGTTTGCAAATGATAACAAGACGAGATTgaattacaaaatggaaaagaagatCGAAGAGAAATACTTCCACTTTAGCGACATGTCTAAGGATTGCTACAGGATGAAGAGCTTCCGATCGGTTCACTCCGTGTTTGATAAAGAACACACGTATGAAGAGCCCCTCCGCACGTACATCTTAGAACTCCCAACGTACAGCGAAGATATTATTAGTGAAAATGAAACGGACTTGGAAAAACTGATggatgttaatttttacagCTACATTAAGGGGAGcaagagggagaaaatcTACTACGAGCTGAACAAGGCAGTGCTGTACGATTTGACGGGACAGTTCATCCAGACGCATTACTACACCACGTCGGTGGACACCTTCTCTTTAACCATTGCTGTGAAAAGGAGTAACGTCATATCGTCGATCTTTTCCCTCATTGGAGATTGCTTAAATATGCACAGGTGCTTCTCCTACTCCAAGTACGTAGAGCCGCTGAAAAACGGAGTCCTCCTGATCATTTTAAACGTCACTGTAGTTACCAACTCGGGGGAGCATGACAGGGGGGTGCAGAACGCCCAGCAAATGCTGCAAGTCTTGGAGGGGAAGAtccacaaaattgtgaaatcGCTAAAAACCTTGTGCCTTTTCAACGACTCCAAGTTTATACAACTCTATGTTAAGCGCATATTCACCGCAGAGGAGTGtgcctatatttttttgataatcAAATTCATCACCTTCTTTTCGACGAACTCCTTTTCGAGCTACAAAAAAGTGGAGCACGCCCTGCACCTGAGGAACAGCGCGGAtagcagcagcggcagcagcagTAGTGCCATCTTGAACGACTTCTACATCATCAAGGAGAAGCTCAAGAGCTCCAAGTACACGAAGGAGGAGATTCTGAGTTGCGCCCTCAGCAACGTGGGCACGATTAAGCGGCTGTTTGCCAACTTCGAGCGGAAGATGAGTCGCGCGAGCAGGTATGGGGGGGCGTCATCGGACACGCCTTCCGATACGCCTGTCGACACGCCGTCCGACACGCCTGCCTCTACACCCTCATGCCACGCCGCCAATCACGCCGCTCATCAcgccccccccaaggggacGAAAGACATCGTCGACGAAATCGAGGACAACCGGCACAAGAACATCCTGCAGTACTTCCTCCTGTTCGAGAAGCACGCAGTCAAAACGAACTTCTTCCACACGCACAAAATCAGCTTCGCCGTCTCCTTTGACGGGGCGCTCCTCAAAGACTCCATATACGACGCCGAGCCCTACTCAGTCATCATGATTTGCGGCCTCCACTTCGTTGGCTTCCACATCCGATTCACCAGGATCTCCAGAGGAGGAATCAGAATCGTCATTTCGAATAACATGAATTCGTACATGCATAATTACAACAATTTGTTTGACGAAGCGTATAACCTCGCCTACACGCAGAActtcaaaaataaagacaTCCCAGAGGGAGGGAGCAAGGGGATCCTCCTCCTAGATGCAGACGTTTGCAATGATGCCAATACgaagtatataaaaaatttgtgcttCTATTCGTATGTCAATTCTATACTCGATTTGTTGACCGATGGAAGGGGGGACAGCACTCACTCGTTTGgaacgggggaggggcagctGCCCTGCACTTCGCTCCACTCCAGCGTGCAGGAGAAGTACAACGGTGCGGGCGCGTTGGCGGATTCCCCGGCGGGGAGGCAGCCCTTCTCCTACGCCAACGCCACGGCGGAGGAGGCGGTGCGCCAGATCATGTGCGGAaagcgcggggggggagcggtggaaaaaagggaagcaatcAACGTGGGTGAAGCGGGTGAAGCGGGCGAAGTGAACGAAGCGGGCGAAGCGAACGAAGCGGGCGAAGCGAACGACGCGGGCGAAGCGAACGACGCGGACGAAGCAGTCAACGCGAACGACCGCTCTGCCGAGGAAGACCTGATCTTCCTCGGCCCGGACGAAAACACAGGGTCGGACCAACTCATGGACTGGGCCTGCATAATcgcaaaaaagaggggcTACAAATTCTGGAAGACCTTCTCCACGGGGAAGCTCAGAAAAAACGGAGGAGTCCCCCATGACTACTACGGGATGACGACCCTAGGCATAGAAACGTACATAAAGAAGCTCTGTGAGAAATTGAACCTGAAGGAAGAGACGATAAGCAGGTCCATCGTTGGAGGTCCTGATGGAGACCTCGGAAGCaatgccattttgcaatCCAAGACGAAGATCACCTCCATCATTGACGGCTCGGGGGTTCTCTACGACAAAAACGGGTTGCATAAGGAGGAACTCATTCGGCTagccaaaaggaggaacTGCCCGGGGAAAAAGCTAGCCACGTCCTGCATCCTCTATAACGAGGAGTATCTCTCCAGAGATGGGTTCAAAATATCGATTGAAGATCACAACGTAGATGTGTTAGGGAAAACGATTAAGAGTGGACTGGAGTACCGAAATAACTTCTTCCTTAACCCACTGAATGCATGCGATTTGTTTAACCCCTGTGGGGGGAGGCCCCACTCCATCAACGTGTTTAACGTCAACAGCATCATCATTAATGAGCGGTGCATCTACAAGTACATCGTCGAGGGGGCAAACGTGTTCATCTCGGACGATGCCAGGAAAATTTTGGAGGCGAAAAATGTGATTCTCTTTAAGGACGCATCTACCAACAAGGGCGGAGTGATATCGAGCAGCTTGGAGGTCCTGGCGGGGCTGGTCCTCTCCGACCAGCAGTTCCTCCAGATGATGTGCGCCCCCGACAGCGACATCCTGCTGGTGGACGAGAACGAGCTCACCTTCATGAACCTCAACCAGAAGAACAACCACTCGCTGTCCTTCACGCGGTCGATGCTcatggggaggaagaggcacgagcagggggaaggggaagcggcagacGCGGCAGACGCGGCAGAGGAAGACGCTGCCAAGCTGGACGACAGCGTCTCGCCCTTCTACAAAGGGTACGTGCGGGAAATCCAGAAGAAGATCGTCCGCTACTGCGAGCTGGAGTTTGAGTCCCTCTGGAGCGAGTCCAGGCGAACCAAGACGCCCATCTCGCAGGCCACCAACATTCTCTCGAACAAAATTAGCGAGCTAAAGAAGGACATCCTCTCCTCGGACACCCTCTGCACGGACCGCAAGCTCATGAAGAAGGTGTTGCGGGACGTCATTCCGGCCATCCTCCTCGAGAAGGTAACCTTCGACCAAATTTTCGAGCGGGTGCCCTACATCTACCTGCGCTCCCTCTTCGCCGCCGCCCTCGCCTCGAACTACTACTACTCGCAGCAGTTCCTCAGCGACCTCTCCGTGTTTAACTTCTTCGAGTACATCCGCCGCCTGCAGAGCGATGAGTAG